The Prinia subflava isolate CZ2003 ecotype Zambia chromosome 15, Cam_Psub_1.2, whole genome shotgun sequence genome contains a region encoding:
- the FOXB1 gene encoding forkhead box protein B1, whose amino-acid sequence MPRPGRNTYSDQKPPYSYISLTAMAIQSSPEKMLPLSEIYKFIMDRFPYYRENTQRWQNSLRHNLSFNDCFIKIPRRPDQPGKGSFWALHPSCGDMFENGSFLRRRKRFKVVKSDHLAPSKPADAAQYLQQQAKLRLSALAATGTHLPQMSTYNLGVSQPSSFKHPFAIENIIAREYKMPGGLAFSTMQPMPAAYPLPNQLTTVGSSIGTGWPHMYGSGMIDTATPISMASSEYGAYGVPIKPLCHGGQTLPAIPVPIKPTPAAVPALPALPAPIPTILSNSPPSLSPTSSQTATSQSSPATPSETLTSPAPALHSVAVH is encoded by the coding sequence ATGCCTCGCCCGGGCAGAAACACTTACAGTGATCAGAAGCCTCCCTACTCCTACATCTCGCTGACCGCCATGGCGATCCAGAGCTCCCCGGAGAAGATGCTGCCCCTGAGCGAGATCTACAAGTTCATCATGGACCGCTTCCCCTACTACCGGGAGAACACACAGCGCTGGCAGAACTCCCTCCGTCACAACCTCTCCTTCAACGACTGCTTCATCAAGATCCCGCGCCGCCCCGACCAGCCGGGCAAGGGCAGCTTCTGGGCGCTGCACCCCAGCTGCGGGGACATGTTCGAGAACGGCAGCTTCCTGCGCCGCCGCAAGCGCTTCAAGGTGGTCAAGTCGGACCACCTGGCCCCCAGCAAGCCGGCGGACGCGGCGCAGTACCTGCAGCAGCAAGCGAAGCTGCGGCTCAGCGCCCTTGCGGCCACCGGCACCCACCTGCCCCAGATGTCCACGTACAACCTCGGCGTGTCCCAGCCCTCCAGCTTCAAGCACCCCTTCGCCATCGAGAACATCATCGCCAGAGAGTACAAGATGCCCGGGGGCCTCGCCTTTTCCACGATGCAGCCCATGCCGGCCGCCTACCCCCTCCCCAATCAATTGACTACGGTGGGCAGCTCCATTGGCACGGGCTGGCCCCACATGTACGGCTCCGGCATGATCGACACCGCCACCCCCATCTCCATGGCCAGCAGCGAGTACGGCGCCTACGGCGTGCCCATCAAACCGCTCTGCCATGGGGGGCAGACTTTGCCGGCCATCCCCGTCCCCATCAAGCCTACCCCTGCCgcggtgccagccctgcccgccctgcccgcgcCCATCCCCACCATCCTCTCGAACTCGCCGCCTTCCCTCAGCCCCACGTCCTCGCAGACGGCCACCAGCCAAAGCAGCCCGGCCACCCCCAGCGAGACTCTCACCAGCCCGGCGCCCGCCCTGCACTCCGTGGCTGTGCACTGA